Proteins encoded together in one Labeo rohita strain BAU-BD-2019 chromosome 21, IGBB_LRoh.1.0, whole genome shotgun sequence window:
- the ca4c gene encoding carbonic anhydrase IV c, with the protein MKSILSLSSVLLFVELCSGEWCYQSQLSCHDTCRGPSEWKNNFPNCGGQRQSPINIVTGKVKHDPKLTNFIFEGHEKLFNMSVENHGHSAYFSLPQSVRIRGGGLSGTYKAVQFHLHWGENGGQGSEHSVDGEQFPMELHIVHIKEKYDSLKEALNDSTGVAAFAFFFEVTSGQNKHLERVIDALGKVRYEGNSSEIEDFRLTDIIPQASKLSYYRYLGSLTTPDCDQAVVWTVFKQTLPISKKQLMSVDKQLLFGTGKPMTGIFRPVQNLNGRVVYTSVPAQGLCVLPNLITLFLCLFCVFGQQRCLN; encoded by the exons GTGAGTGGTGCTACCAGAGTCAGTTGTCCTGTCACGACACATGTAGAG GGCCTTCAGAGTGGAAGAATAATTTTCCTAATTGTGGAGGTCAGAGACAATCCCCCATCAACATTGTCACAGGCAAAGTGAAGCATGACCCAAAACTGACCAATTTTATCTTCGAGGGCCATGAGAAATTGTTCAATATGAGTGTGGAAAATCATGGACATTCAG CTTATTTCTCACTCCCTCAATCTGTGCGTATCCGTGGAGGAGGTCTGTCAGGCACATACAAGGCTGTCCAGTTCCACCTGCACTGGGGAGAGAACGGCGGCCAGGGCTCAGAGCACTCTGTGGATGGAGAGCAATTTCCTATGGAG CTCCATATTGTTCACATTAAAGAAAAGTATGACAGCTTAAAAGAGGCTCTAAATGACTCTACAGGGGTGGCAGCATTTGCCTTCTTTTTTGAG GTGACTTCTGGGCAAAACAAACACCTTGAGAGAGTCATAGATGCTTTAGGAAAAGTCCGATATGAAG GGAACAGCAGTGAAATTGAAGACTTTAGACTGACCGACATCATCCCTCAGGCCAGTAAACTAAGCTACTATCGGTACTTGGGTTCCCTGACTACACCAGACTGTGACCAGGCTGTTGTGTGGACAGTCTTCAAACAGACTCTGCCCATAAGCAAAAAACAG CTGATGTCAGTGGACAAACAGCTGTTATTCGGAACAGGAAAACCGATGACTGGAATATTCCGTCCTGTGCAGAATCTGAATGGACGAGTTGTGTACACATCTGTGCCAGCTCAGGGTCTGTGTGTCCTGCCCAATCTAATCACCCTGTTTCTGTGcctcttttgtgtttttggaCAACAAAGGTGTTTGAATTGA